The following are encoded together in the Magnetospirillum gryphiswaldense MSR-1 v2 genome:
- the gor gene encoding glutathione-disulfide reductase encodes MSGFDFDLVTIGAGSGGVRASRMAARLGKRVAVAEESRVGGTCVMRGCVPKKLLVMGAHMAEDIADAAGFGWDVGEVSFDWGRLVSAKNVELNRLEGVYNRILRDSGVTVLEGRGTVVDAHTVEVAGKRYSAENILIATGGRPSLPKIPGIEHAITSNEALDLLQLPKSMVIVGGGYIAVEFAGIFNALGVKVTQVLRGEATLRGFDQDIRAALDEALVAKGIDLRRETQVLSIEKVAGGYDLRLSGDETLRVDLVMYATGRAPNTSGLGLVDVGVQMDENGAIVVDEFSHTSVPSIWAIGDVTDRMNLTPVALAEGMALVQTLFLGNPTTVDYENVPTAVFSMPTISTVGLTEEQARTKCGCAIDVYVSRFKPMKNTLSGRDERTLMKMIVERATDKVLGIHVLGPDAAEMVQGFAVALKCGVTKAQMDSTIGIHPTAAEELVTMRDKRPDPSPECQD; translated from the coding sequence ATGTCCGGTTTTGATTTCGACCTTGTCACCATCGGCGCCGGTTCGGGCGGGGTGCGCGCTTCGCGCATGGCCGCGCGGCTGGGCAAAAGGGTGGCGGTGGCCGAAGAAAGCCGGGTCGGCGGCACCTGCGTCATGCGCGGCTGCGTGCCGAAAAAGCTGCTGGTCATGGGCGCCCATATGGCCGAGGACATCGCCGATGCCGCCGGTTTCGGCTGGGATGTGGGCGAGGTGTCGTTCGACTGGGGCCGGCTGGTCAGCGCCAAGAACGTTGAATTGAACCGGCTGGAGGGCGTCTATAACCGCATCCTGCGCGATTCCGGCGTCACCGTGCTGGAAGGCCGTGGCACGGTCGTCGACGCCCACACCGTCGAGGTGGCGGGCAAGCGCTATTCGGCAGAAAACATCCTGATCGCCACCGGCGGACGCCCGTCCTTGCCCAAGATTCCCGGCATCGAGCACGCCATCACCTCGAACGAGGCCCTGGACCTGCTGCAATTGCCCAAATCCATGGTCATTGTCGGCGGCGGCTATATCGCGGTGGAATTCGCCGGTATTTTCAATGCATTGGGCGTCAAGGTGACGCAAGTCCTGCGCGGCGAGGCGACGTTGCGCGGCTTCGACCAGGACATCCGCGCCGCCCTGGATGAAGCCCTGGTGGCCAAGGGCATTGACCTTCGGCGCGAAACCCAGGTGCTGTCCATTGAAAAGGTGGCGGGTGGCTATGATCTGCGGCTGTCGGGCGACGAAACCCTGCGCGTCGATCTGGTCATGTACGCCACCGGACGCGCCCCCAATACCAGTGGCCTGGGTCTGGTGGACGTGGGCGTGCAGATGGATGAAAACGGCGCCATCGTGGTGGATGAGTTTTCCCATACCTCGGTGCCCAGCATCTGGGCCATCGGCGATGTCACCGACCGCATGAACCTGACGCCGGTGGCCCTGGCCGAGGGCATGGCCCTGGTGCAGACTCTGTTTCTGGGCAATCCGACCACTGTGGATTACGAAAACGTGCCCACCGCCGTGTTCTCCATGCCGACCATCTCCACCGTCGGCCTGACCGAGGAACAGGCGCGTACCAAGTGCGGCTGCGCCATCGATGTCTATGTGTCGCGCTTCAAACCCATGAAGAACACGCTGTCGGGCCGCGACGAACGTACGCTGATGAAGATGATCGTCGAGCGCGCCACCGACAAGGTTTTGGGTATTCACGTTTTGGGGCCGGATGCGGCGGAAATGGTTCAGGGTTTCGCCGTGGCGCTGAAATGCGGGGTGACCAAGGCGCAGATGGATTCCACCATCGGCATCCACCCGACGGCCGCCGAGGAACTGGTGACCATGCGCGATAAAAGGCCCGATCCCAGCCCGGAATGTCAGGATTGA
- a CDS encoding nucleotidyltransferase family protein produces the protein MALSGMVFGSYVRGEQRDDMDLIAYTRLQLELSDALGLQVDLVEREVLRPRQHPECCPNWSCCEA, from the coding sequence GTGGCTCTGTCGGGCATGGTGTTCGGCTCGTACGTGCGCGGTGAACAGCGCGACGATATGGATTTGATCGCCTATACCAGGCTGCAATTAGAGCTCAGCGATGCGCTGGGGCTGCAAGTCGATCTGGTCGAGCGTGAAGTCCTGCGCCCCCGTCAGCATCCCGAGTGCTGTCCGAACTGGTCTTGTTGTGAAGCGTGA
- a CDS encoding radical SAM protein produces the protein MLDYDFPLWRPPSEGDNLIIQATLGCRFNGCTFCSMYKVKEYRARDLDAVYDDIAAAALVWPDAHRVFLADGDAYNLPTDHLAAICDRLAATFPNLQRVTAYATPFNLLGKSVAEIQFLKAKKLSLVYVGIESGSDFLLKKIKKGNAKQMHDGLARAAQAGLKVSATVITGLGGQAHWQQHMDETADLINKVPVTFLSTLQLRLADEVEDRFFDKFGEPFQWQDDAAILLEMRRLVERLDPPSPVIFRSNHASNALPLAGTLPKDKARVLAQIDHAVSMGGGLRPKWMRAL, from the coding sequence GTGCTGGATTACGATTTCCCCCTGTGGCGGCCGCCGTCGGAAGGCGACAATCTGATCATCCAGGCGACGTTGGGCTGCCGTTTCAACGGCTGCACCTTCTGCTCCATGTACAAGGTCAAGGAATATCGCGCCCGCGATCTGGATGCCGTCTACGACGACATCGCCGCCGCCGCCTTGGTTTGGCCCGATGCCCATCGGGTGTTTCTGGCCGATGGCGACGCCTATAACCTGCCCACCGATCATCTGGCCGCCATCTGCGACCGTCTGGCGGCGACCTTCCCCAACCTGCAACGGGTGACGGCTTACGCCACGCCGTTCAATCTGCTGGGCAAAAGCGTCGCTGAAATTCAGTTCCTCAAGGCCAAGAAGCTGTCGCTGGTCTATGTCGGTATCGAAAGCGGCTCGGACTTTTTGCTGAAAAAAATCAAGAAGGGCAATGCCAAGCAGATGCACGACGGTCTGGCCCGCGCGGCCCAGGCCGGGCTTAAGGTGTCGGCTACGGTGATCACCGGCCTGGGCGGCCAAGCCCATTGGCAGCAGCACATGGACGAGACGGCGGATCTGATCAACAAGGTGCCGGTGACCTTTCTGTCCACCTTGCAATTGCGGTTGGCCGACGAGGTCGAGGACCGCTTTTTCGACAAATTCGGCGAGCCGTTCCAGTGGCAGGATGATGCGGCCATCCTGCTGGAAATGCGCCGGCTGGTGGAGCGGCTCGACCCGCCCAGCCCGGTGATTTTCCGTTCCAACCACGCCAGCAACGCTTTGCCTTTGGCCGGGACCCTGCCCAAGGATAAAGCCCGCGTCTTGGCCCAGATCGACCATGCCGTCAGTATGGGCGGTGGACTTCGGCCCAAATGGATGCGAGCTTTATAA
- a CDS encoding circularly permuted type 2 ATP-grasp protein, translating to MAYDEMKSQAGGVRAPYRTYENWLLSLPPDLLRRKHEEADMLFRRLGITFAVYGDQDGTERLIPFDTVPRIIAAKEWKHLSTGCCQRVRALNAFLTDLYHGQDILKAGIIPKEHVLTNNMFRKEMMGIDVARDVYVHVAGIDLVRTGENDFYVLEDNLRSPSGVSYMLENRAMMMRLFPDLFARHRVAAVDDYPDILIKNLRSVAPAKCKGDPTVVMMTPGYYNSAYFEHAFLAEQMGIELVEGRDLFVSDGLVWMRTTRGPKRVDVIYRRIDDDFMDPDAFNPDSTLGVRGLLDVYRNGGVTLANAIGTGVADDKATYTYVPEMIRFYLGEEPILNNVPTWRLERDDDRKYVLEHLGELVVKEVQGAGGYGMLVGPTSTKAQIEEFRLRILANPSNYIAQPTLALSTVPTLVEQGIAPRHVDLRPYVLAGETVTLVPGGLTRVALTEGSLVVNSSQGGGTKDTWVLENDPC from the coding sequence ATGGCCTACGATGAAATGAAGTCCCAGGCCGGCGGCGTTCGCGCTCCTTACCGGACTTATGAAAACTGGTTGCTGTCGCTGCCGCCCGATCTGCTGCGCCGCAAGCACGAAGAAGCCGACATGCTGTTCCGGCGTCTGGGCATCACTTTTGCCGTTTATGGCGACCAGGACGGCACCGAGCGTCTGATCCCCTTCGACACCGTTCCGCGCATCATCGCCGCCAAGGAATGGAAGCATCTGTCCACCGGCTGTTGCCAGCGCGTGCGCGCGCTCAATGCTTTTCTGACCGATCTCTATCACGGCCAGGATATCCTGAAGGCCGGCATCATCCCCAAGGAACACGTGTTGACCAACAACATGTTCCGCAAGGAGATGATGGGTATCGACGTGGCCCGCGACGTCTATGTGCACGTGGCCGGCATCGATCTGGTGCGCACCGGCGAGAACGATTTTTATGTCCTCGAGGACAATCTGCGCTCGCCGTCCGGGGTTTCCTACATGCTGGAAAACCGGGCGATGATGATGCGCCTGTTCCCCGACCTGTTCGCCCGCCACCGGGTGGCGGCGGTGGACGATTATCCGGATATCCTGATCAAGAATCTGCGTTCGGTGGCGCCGGCCAAGTGCAAGGGCGACCCCACCGTGGTGATGATGACGCCGGGCTACTACAATTCCGCCTATTTCGAGCACGCCTTCCTGGCCGAGCAGATGGGCATCGAACTGGTGGAAGGCCGCGACCTGTTCGTCTCCGACGGTCTGGTGTGGATGCGCACCACCCGTGGTCCCAAGCGCGTCGACGTGATCTATCGCCGCATCGACGACGATTTCATGGACCCCGACGCCTTCAACCCGGATTCCACCTTGGGCGTGCGCGGCCTGCTCGACGTCTACCGCAATGGCGGGGTGACCTTGGCCAACGCCATCGGCACCGGCGTTGCCGACGACAAGGCCACCTATACCTACGTCCCCGAGATGATCCGCTTTTATCTGGGCGAGGAACCCATCCTCAACAACGTTCCCACCTGGCGGCTGGAGCGCGACGACGACCGCAAATACGTGCTTGAGCATCTGGGCGAACTGGTGGTCAAGGAAGTGCAGGGCGCCGGCGGTTATGGCATGCTGGTGGGACCGACCTCGACCAAGGCGCAGATCGAGGAATTCCGCCTGCGCATCTTGGCCAATCCCAGCAATTACATCGCCCAGCCGACCCTGGCGCTGTCGACGGTGCCGACCCTGGTCGAGCAGGGCATCGCGCCCCGGCACGTGGATTTGCGTCCCTATGTGCTGGCCGGCGAAACCGTCACTCTGGTGCCGGGCGGCTTGACCCGTGTGGCGCTGACCGAAGGGTCGCTGGTGGTCAACTCGTCGCAAGGCGGCGGAACCAAGGATACCTGGGTGCTGGAGAACGACCCATGCTGA
- a CDS encoding alpha-E domain-containing protein has product MLSRTAEHLYWLSRYMERAENIARFLDVANRTALSASGDRNAFWRSVLSIAGGEKAFNARYGEASAVNVVSFTVLDSTNPSSIYAALRAARENAHAVRSVIPNELWEAMNATWLEVKSMDGPRLREQGLIAFCEWVRERSHLFRGIVDGVMLRDEPYHFLRLGTALERADNTARLIGVPLGGFSPSGAGSDPFGHVHWAVVLRSVSALKAYRTVYRDEPKQTNALDMLILRDDMPRSLQSCLGFALKSLEALGPDLECTRMTGALQARLHWSKLDELLDKGLAAFISDFITANNHLSARLHEDFLMSA; this is encoded by the coding sequence ATGCTGAGCCGTACCGCTGAACATCTGTACTGGTTGAGCCGGTACATGGAGCGGGCCGAGAACATTGCCCGTTTCCTCGACGTCGCCAACCGCACCGCACTGTCGGCCAGCGGTGACCGCAACGCCTTCTGGCGCTCGGTGCTGTCCATCGCCGGCGGCGAGAAGGCCTTCAACGCCCGCTATGGCGAAGCCTCCGCCGTCAATGTGGTCAGCTTCACCGTGCTGGATTCCACCAATCCGTCCTCGATTTACGCGGCGCTCAGGGCGGCGCGTGAAAACGCCCATGCGGTGCGTTCGGTCATCCCCAACGAATTGTGGGAAGCCATGAACGCCACTTGGCTGGAGGTCAAGTCCATGGACGGCCCCCGCCTGCGCGAACAAGGCCTGATCGCTTTTTGCGAATGGGTGCGCGAACGCTCGCACCTGTTCCGCGGCATTGTCGACGGCGTCATGCTGCGCGACGAGCCTTATCACTTCCTGCGCCTGGGCACGGCGCTGGAGCGGGCCGACAACACGGCGCGCCTGATCGGCGTGCCCTTGGGCGGCTTCTCGCCCAGCGGCGCCGGTTCCGATCCGTTCGGCCATGTGCATTGGGCGGTGGTGCTGCGCTCGGTCAGTGCGCTCAAGGCCTATCGCACCGTCTATCGCGACGAACCCAAGCAGACCAATGCGCTTGATATGCTGATCCTGCGCGACGATATGCCCAGGTCGCTGCAATCGTGCCTGGGTTTTGCCTTGAAGTCACTGGAAGCGCTGGGGCCGGATCTGGAATGCACCCGGATGACCGGGGCGTTGCAGGCCCGCTTGCACTGGAGCAAGCTGGATGAGTTGCTGGACAAGGGCCTAGCTGCCTTCATCAGCGATTTCATCACCGCCAACAACCATCTCAGTGCTCGATTGCACGAAGACTTCTTGATGTCGGCCTGA
- a CDS encoding proteasome-type protease, with amino-acid sequence MTYCLAMSLDQGLVFASDSRTNAGVDHVSTFRKMRVWEKPGDRVLVMLSAGNLAVTQFVSTLLDQGTKSDDPKKNILLAETMFDAARVVGSYVREVHGHDAKHLKEHGADFALSLIFGGQIKGEAPRLFMIYAAGNFIECGEDSPFIQIGETKYGKPILDRVVTRKLDLMPATKCALLSLNSTVRSNLTVGLPIDLLVYHKDEFKVGLHHTIGEDDPYFQKLGQMWGEGLRNLFQVLPDPPWGGEV; translated from the coding sequence ATGACCTATTGTTTGGCCATGTCCCTGGATCAGGGACTGGTGTTCGCGTCCGATTCACGCACCAATGCCGGGGTGGACCATGTGTCCACCTTCCGCAAGATGCGGGTGTGGGAAAAGCCCGGCGACCGCGTGCTGGTCATGCTGTCGGCGGGCAATCTGGCGGTGACCCAGTTCGTGTCGACGCTGTTGGACCAGGGCACCAAATCGGACGACCCGAAGAAGAATATCCTGCTGGCGGAAACCATGTTCGACGCCGCCCGCGTGGTGGGATCTTACGTGCGCGAAGTGCACGGCCACGACGCCAAGCATTTGAAGGAACATGGCGCCGATTTCGCCCTGTCGCTGATTTTCGGCGGCCAGATCAAGGGCGAGGCGCCCAGGCTGTTCATGATCTACGCCGCCGGCAATTTCATCGAATGCGGCGAGGATTCCCCCTTCATCCAGATCGGCGAGACCAAATACGGCAAGCCCATCCTGGACCGGGTGGTGACGCGCAAGCTCGATCTGATGCCGGCGACCAAATGCGCGTTGCTGTCGCTCAACTCCACCGTCCGTTCCAACTTGACGGTGGGGCTGCCCATCGATCTGCTGGTCTATCACAAGGACGAGTTCAAGGTCGGCCTGCACCACACCATCGGCGAGGACGATCCCTATTTCCAGAAACTGGGGCAGATGTGGGGCGAGGGCCTGCGCAACCTGTTCCAGGTGTTGCCCGACCCGCCCTGGGGCGGCGAGGTCTGA
- a CDS encoding SAF domain-containing protein yields the protein MSLTSLMADRLAHGRPIRAGVIGASKFATLFLAQARHLPALHVAALADVNPERAHTALALAAWPPAKAVARSLADAIDSGGTWVTGDPMSLCEQEGLDVLFEASNDAPRAISHAIAAMECGIHVVMASIEADSLAGPWLAEQAARRGILYSLAYGDQPALICELVDWARACGFQIAAAGRGMAWKPGNEVITPDTAWTHLGLSPEQARARDHDATGVTATLDGTRAALELASVANATLLEPPQSGLAFLPCGTHDLPHVFRPQHDGGRLPQAGMVEAASCLEPDGRAVAGALRWGVFVTFTSPASHSTRSFAEFGLLTDDSGSYAARWRPHRLAGLEAALSVISVCLRGEHTGCPRAWVADVAAIAKRNLKPGDILDGIGGHTVRGILLPSSASVTGNLLPVSLSQGAVLKAHVAAGQPIALSQVDLGQACQAVLDIRRQMKTP from the coding sequence ATGAGCCTGACATCTTTGATGGCCGACCGACTTGCCCATGGCCGCCCGATCCGGGCGGGCGTGATCGGCGCCAGCAAGTTCGCCACCTTGTTCCTGGCTCAGGCTCGCCATCTGCCGGCCCTGCACGTGGCAGCCTTGGCCGATGTCAACCCGGAACGCGCCCATACCGCCCTGGCCCTGGCGGCTTGGCCGCCGGCCAAGGCGGTGGCCCGCTCGCTGGCCGACGCCATTGACAGCGGCGGCACCTGGGTGACCGGTGACCCCATGAGCCTGTGCGAACAGGAAGGCCTGGATGTCCTGTTCGAGGCCAGCAATGACGCGCCACGGGCCATTTCCCATGCCATCGCCGCCATGGAATGCGGTATCCACGTGGTGATGGCCAGCATCGAGGCCGATTCCCTGGCCGGCCCCTGGCTGGCCGAGCAGGCGGCACGGCGCGGAATCCTCTATTCCCTGGCCTATGGCGACCAGCCCGCCCTGATCTGCGAATTGGTGGATTGGGCCCGGGCCTGCGGTTTCCAGATCGCCGCCGCCGGACGCGGCATGGCTTGGAAGCCGGGCAACGAAGTCATCACCCCCGATACCGCCTGGACCCATCTGGGACTCAGCCCTGAACAAGCCCGCGCCAGAGATCACGATGCCACCGGCGTCACCGCCACCTTGGACGGCACCCGTGCGGCGCTGGAACTGGCATCGGTCGCCAATGCCACATTACTGGAGCCGCCACAGAGCGGGCTGGCCTTCCTGCCCTGCGGCACCCATGACTTGCCCCACGTCTTCCGTCCGCAGCACGATGGCGGACGGCTTCCCCAGGCCGGCATGGTCGAGGCGGCGTCGTGTCTGGAGCCCGATGGTCGCGCCGTGGCCGGCGCCTTGCGCTGGGGGGTTTTCGTCACCTTCACCAGCCCGGCCAGTCATTCCACCCGCTCCTTCGCCGAATTTGGATTATTAACCGATGACAGCGGCAGCTATGCGGCCCGCTGGCGCCCGCATCGTCTGGCCGGGCTGGAAGCGGCGCTGTCGGTGATCAGCGTCTGCCTGCGTGGCGAGCATACCGGCTGCCCGCGGGCCTGGGTCGCCGATGTGGCGGCCATCGCCAAGCGCAACCTGAAGCCCGGCGATATCCTGGACGGCATCGGCGGCCATACCGTGCGCGGCATCTTGTTGCCGTCCAGCGCCAGCGTCACCGGCAATCTGCTGCCCGTCAGCCTGTCCCAAGGCGCGGTGCTGAAGGCCCATGTCGCCGCCGGTCAGCCCATCGCCTTAAGCCAAGTGGATTTGGGACAAGCCTGCCAAGCAGTGCTGGATATCCGCCGCCAGATGAAAACGCCGTAA
- a CDS encoding PrkA family serine protein kinase, translating into MHAADDIFAHFARSYEGRKESEMSLAEYLAGCRDDPMMYASAAERMIAAIGEPAIIDTAKDQRLSRVFMNRTIKIYPAFAEFYGMEETIERIVGYFRHAAQGLEERKQILYLLGPVGGGKSSLAERLKALMEAMPIYVLKAGKEISPMFESPLGLFDPDTMGDMLEEKYGIAKRRLPGVMSPWAVKRLDEFAGDISRFKVVKVYPSRLRQIGVAKCEPGDENNQDISTLVGKVDIRKLEMFGQNDPDAYSHSGGLNRCTQGLLEFVEMFKAPIKMLHPLLTATQEGNYAGSENIGAMPFSGIILAHSNEAEWQTFKNNKNNEAFIDRICVIKVPYCLRVTEEQRIYDKLIRTSELAQAPCAPATLEMLARFTVLSRLKEHENSNLYSKMRVYDGESIKETDPKAKPMQEYKDAAGVDEGMDGISTRFAFKVLSSTFNYDTGEVAADPVHLMYVLEQSIKREQFPEDTEKKYIDFIKSDLAQRYAEFIGNEVQKAYLESYHDYGQNLFDRYVDYADSWIEDQDFKDPDTGQLLNRELLNQELSKIEKPAGIANPKDFRNEVVKFSLRTRANNKGRNPSWTSYEKIREVIERRMFSQVEDLLPVISFGTKKDSDSEKKHHEFVERMMSRGYTERQVRRLVEWYMRVKQAG; encoded by the coding sequence ATGCACGCCGCCGATGACATTTTCGCCCACTTCGCCCGATCCTATGAAGGCCGCAAGGAATCCGAGATGAGCCTGGCCGAGTATCTGGCCGGCTGCCGCGACGATCCGATGATGTATGCCTCAGCCGCGGAACGGATGATCGCCGCCATCGGTGAACCCGCCATCATCGACACCGCCAAGGACCAGCGGCTCAGTCGGGTATTCATGAACCGGACCATCAAGATTTATCCGGCCTTCGCCGAGTTCTACGGCATGGAGGAAACCATCGAGCGCATCGTCGGCTATTTCCGCCACGCGGCGCAGGGGTTGGAGGAGCGCAAGCAGATCCTGTACCTGCTGGGGCCGGTGGGCGGCGGCAAGTCGTCGCTGGCCGAGCGGCTGAAGGCGCTGATGGAGGCCATGCCCATCTATGTGCTGAAGGCAGGCAAGGAAATATCCCCCATGTTCGAAAGCCCGCTGGGGTTGTTCGATCCCGACACCATGGGCGACATGCTGGAGGAAAAATACGGCATCGCCAAGCGCCGCCTGCCCGGAGTGATGAGCCCGTGGGCGGTCAAGCGTCTGGACGAATTCGCCGGCGACATCTCGCGCTTCAAGGTGGTCAAGGTCTATCCGTCGCGGCTCAGGCAGATCGGTGTGGCCAAATGCGAGCCGGGCGACGAGAACAACCAGGACATTTCCACCTTGGTGGGCAAGGTGGACATCCGCAAGCTGGAGATGTTCGGCCAGAACGATCCCGACGCTTATTCCCATTCCGGCGGCTTGAACCGCTGCACCCAGGGGCTGCTTGAATTCGTCGAGATGTTCAAGGCGCCGATCAAGATGCTGCATCCGCTGCTGACGGCGACGCAGGAGGGCAATTACGCCGGCTCCGAGAATATCGGTGCAATGCCGTTTTCGGGCATCATCCTGGCCCATTCCAACGAAGCCGAGTGGCAGACCTTCAAGAACAACAAGAACAACGAAGCCTTCATCGACCGCATCTGCGTCATCAAGGTGCCCTATTGCCTGCGCGTCACCGAGGAACAGCGCATCTACGATAAACTTATCCGCACCTCGGAACTGGCCCAGGCGCCGTGCGCCCCGGCCACCTTGGAAATGCTGGCCCGTTTCACCGTGCTGTCGCGGCTGAAGGAACACGAGAACTCCAACCTCTATTCCAAGATGCGGGTCTATGACGGCGAAAGCATCAAGGAGACCGACCCCAAGGCCAAGCCCATGCAGGAATACAAGGATGCGGCCGGGGTGGACGAGGGCATGGACGGCATTTCCACCCGCTTCGCCTTCAAGGTGCTGTCGTCCACCTTCAATTACGACACCGGCGAAGTGGCCGCCGATCCGGTACATCTGATGTATGTGCTGGAACAAAGCATCAAGCGCGAGCAATTCCCCGAGGATACGGAAAAGAAATACATCGACTTCATCAAGTCCGATCTGGCCCAGCGTTATGCCGAATTCATCGGCAACGAAGTGCAGAAGGCTTACTTGGAAAGCTATCATGATTACGGCCAGAACCTGTTCGACCGCTATGTCGATTACGCCGATTCCTGGATCGAGGATCAGGATTTCAAGGATCCCGATACCGGACAATTGCTCAACCGCGAGCTGTTGAACCAGGAATTGTCCAAGATCGAAAAGCCGGCGGGCATCGCCAACCCCAAGGATTTCCGCAACGAGGTGGTCAAGTTCTCCTTGCGGACCAGGGCCAACAACAAGGGCCGCAATCCGTCTTGGACCTCTTACGAGAAAATCCGCGAGGTGATCGAGCGGCGCATGTTCAGTCAGGTGGAAGACCTGCTGCCGGTGATCAGCTTCGGCACCAAGAAGGACAGCGACAGCGAGAAGAAACACCATGAATTTGTCGAGCGGATGATGAGCCGCGGCTACACCGAACGGCAAGTGCGCCGGCTGGTGGAATGGTACATGCGGGTCAAGCAGGCGGGGTGA
- a CDS encoding YeaH/YhbH family protein, translated as MNIIDRRLNPKGKSLANRQRFLRRAREQIRKAVREASSGRSITDIDGGEGISIPMDDLREPSFRRAAEGGIRDYVVPGNKEFITGDTIAKPPKQSGGAGGSDGSPDGGGDDAFHFVLSRDEFLDLFLEDLELPDMDKKNLQKSEQMAFSRAGLSVTGSPSNLNLVRTMRNSLSRRIALKRPKPAEMAELQAAIAELEENGDNPELLSELRLELEAQLTKSRLVPYIDPVDVRYNRFQATPKPISQAVMFCLMDVSGSMTEHMKDLAKRFYMLLYLFLNRRYAHVDIVFIRHTHQAKEVDEQTFFYSTETGGTVVSTALVEMTRIVKARYSPHDWNIYAAQASDGDNTNSDNATAIGLLTTAILPVCQYFAYIEVGAEYKDWLGRETDLWRTYKSVAAPNMAMRKVRNRAQIFPVFRELFSREKSHAQA; from the coding sequence ATGAACATCATCGACCGCCGCCTGAACCCGAAAGGCAAAAGTCTGGCCAACCGCCAGCGCTTTCTGCGCCGCGCCCGCGAGCAGATCAGGAAGGCGGTGCGCGAGGCCTCCAGCGGGCGCTCCATCACCGATATCGACGGCGGCGAGGGCATTTCCATTCCCATGGACGATCTGCGCGAGCCCAGTTTCCGCCGGGCGGCGGAAGGCGGTATCCGCGATTACGTCGTCCCCGGCAACAAGGAGTTCATTACCGGCGACACCATCGCCAAGCCGCCCAAGCAATCGGGCGGGGCAGGGGGATCGGACGGCTCGCCCGATGGCGGCGGCGACGATGCCTTTCATTTCGTCCTGTCGCGCGACGAGTTCCTCGACCTGTTCCTGGAAGACCTGGAACTGCCGGACATGGACAAGAAGAACCTGCAAAAATCCGAGCAGATGGCGTTTTCCCGCGCCGGCCTGTCGGTCACCGGTTCGCCGTCCAACCTCAACCTTGTGCGCACCATGCGCAACTCGCTCAGCCGGCGCATCGCGCTCAAGCGGCCCAAGCCCGCCGAAATGGCTGAATTGCAGGCGGCCATCGCCGAACTCGAGGAAAACGGCGACAACCCGGAATTGCTGTCGGAACTGCGCCTAGAGCTTGAGGCGCAACTGACCAAGTCGCGGCTTGTGCCCTATATCGACCCGGTGGACGTGCGCTACAACCGCTTCCAGGCCACGCCCAAGCCCATTTCCCAGGCGGTGATGTTCTGTCTGATGGACGTGTCGGGGTCGATGACCGAGCACATGAAGGATTTGGCCAAGCGCTTCTATATGCTGCTTTATCTGTTCCTCAACCGGCGCTATGCCCATGTGGACATCGTCTTCATCCGCCACACCCACCAGGCCAAGGAGGTGGATGAGCAGACCTTCTTCTATTCCACCGAAACCGGCGGTACCGTGGTCTCCACCGCCCTGGTCGAGATGACCCGGATCGTCAAGGCCCGCTATTCGCCCCATGACTGGAACATCTATGCCGCCCAGGCCTCGGACGGCGACAACACCAATTCCGACAATGCCACCGCCATCGGGCTGTTGACCACCGCCATCCTGCCGGTGTGCCAGTACTTCGCCTATATCGAAGTGGGCGCCGAGTACAAGGATTGGCTGGGGCGCGAAACCGATCTGTGGCGCACCTATAAAAGCGTCGCCGCCCCTAACATGGCCATGCGCAAGGTGCGCAACCGCGCCCAGATCTTTCCGGTGTTCCGTGAATTGTTCAGCCGGGAGAAAAGCCATGCCCAGGCATGA